In Fusarium falciforme chromosome 9, complete sequence, the following are encoded in one genomic region:
- a CDS encoding NAD(P)-bd-dom domain-containing protein: MQVTIAPASTKTGAAIVRSLLSSENQSINIKALYRNVKKAPDEFTSHDNFTAVEADVSDASSLDFSGSDAVLAITPPVYDGRDIVAHATNVSKNVRDAVEKAGTVKRLVLLSSVGAEFSEGTGELKTNHTAEQVFKDTNVPEIIFVRCTYFMENWTMSLETLKAPHPFFYSTITPLDFKVGMVAVKDIGQALASELVKESTPPAKPYILELHGPQPYTPLDVRDAFSQVLDKDVEVTAVEKQDLPAFYGKIFPPQIINEWVEMATCFLPGGIAEKDVTKQGEVDIVRGKTELIEAIQAALK, from the exons ATGCAGGTTACCATTGCTCCCGCTAGCACCAAGACAGGTGCTGCAATAGTTCGGTCACTTCTCTCGTCTGAGAACCagtccatcaacatcaaggctCTCTACCGGAACGTGAAAAAGGCACCTGACGAGTTTACGTCACACGACAACTTCACGGCCGTCGAGGCGGATGTTTCGGATGCTTCGTCACTAGACTTTTCTGGATCGGATGCTGTTCTTGCCATTACTCCTCCAGTGTATGACGGTCGTGACATCGTTGCTCACGCTACAAACGTCTCCAAGAATGTCCGTGATGCTGTCGAGAAGGCTGGTACCGTGAAGAGGCTCGTGTTGCTCTCGAGCGTGGGGGCTGAGTTTTCTGAGGGAACA GGCGAACTGAAGACAAATCATACTGCCGAGCAAGTCTTTAAGGACACGAATGTTCCCGAGATCATCTTTGTTCGATGCACGTATTTCATGGAGAACTGGACAATGTCTCTAGAGACTCTCAAGGCACCACACCCCTTCTTCTACTCCACCATCACGCCCTTGGACTTTAAAGTCGGCATGGTCGCTGTCAAAGATATTGGCCAAGCTCTGGCTTCAGAACTGGTCAAGGAGTCGACCCCACCCGCTAAGCCTTACATCTTGGAGCTTCACGGACCCCAACCTTACACACCACTGGATGTCAGAGATGCATTCTCGCAAGTTCTGGACAAGGACGTTGAGGTAACGGCTGTCGAGAAGCAGGATCTGCCAGCGTTTTACGGAAAAATCTTTCCTCCTCAGATCATCAATGAGTGGGTTGAGATGGCCACGTGCTTCTTGCCTGGTGGGATAGCAGAGAAGGATGTGACTAAGCAGGGTGAAGTTGACATTGTTAGAGGCAAGACGGAGCTGATTGAGGCCATTCAAGCAGCACTGAAGTAA
- a CDS encoding Pyr-redox-2 domain-containing protein — protein MRFLSTLVASALVSLGNAAAIARGDVPLVPQTQYDAIIVGGGPAGLAALSGLARVRRNVLLIDSGEYRNAPTRHMHDVPGFDGVTPAYYRWAARKQLSYYDTVKMENGTVIDIKARDENTWFSVTVDYGNKQKKTVTARKIVLATGLRDILPETPGVEEAWGKGIFWCPWCDGHEHADQPLGLLGPLDKVAGMVREMLTLNTDIVAFVNGTDTRDSRVLAAKDLPKWEAYLTIHNVTVDNRTITEIERVAEGANEHADPSLPSVPENDWFNVKFDKGEPVGRAAFLASFPDEQRSDVGEKAGVQLYGGRLAANQSAGLVTNIPGIYAVGDANSDNVTNVPHALFSGKRTAVFLHVKLEREDQAEELAGEPAKRDTHLQARDVWETMNGKRGDMLYAGEFDQ, from the exons ATGCGGTTCCTTTCCACTCTCGTCGCTTCGGCGCTCGTCTCTCTCGGTAATGCTGCTGCCATTGCTCGAGGGGATGTCCCTCTCGTGCCTCAGACCCAATacgatgccatcatcgtgGGAGGTGGTCCCGCCGGCCTCGCTGCCTTGAGTGGCCTTGCTCGTGTGCGTCGAAATGTTCTCCTCATAGACTCGGGGGAGTATAGAAATGCTCCTACTCGACACATGCACGACGTTCCTGGCTTCGATG GTGTCACACCTGCGTACTACCGTTGGGCCGCTCGCAAGCAGCTGTCTTACTATGACACTGTCAAGATGGAAAATGGAACCGTCATCGACATCAAGGCTCGCGACGAGAACACCTGGTTCTCTGTCACCGTCGACTACGGCAacaagcagaagaagaccgTGACCGCACGCAAGATTGTCCTCGCTACTGGACTTCGCGACATCCTCCCTGAGACACCTGGCGTCGAAGAGGCTTGGGGCAAGGGTATCTTCTGGTGTCCTTGGTGCGACGGCCACGAGCACGCCGATCAGCCACTCGGACTCCTCGGCCCTCTGGACAAGGTTGCTGGCATGGTCCGTGAGATGCTGACCCTGAACACTGACATTGTTGCCTTTGTCAACGGAACCGACACTCGCGACTCCCGTGTCCTGGCCGCCAAGGATCTTCCTAAGTGGGAGGCCTACCTCACCATCCACAACGTCACAGTCGACAACCGCACCATCACCGAGATTGAGAGGGTTGCCGAGGGAGCCAACGAGCATGCGGACCCCAGCCTTCCCAGTGTTCCTGAGAATGACTGGTTTAACGTCAAGTTTGACAAGGGAGAGCCTGTTGGTCGAGCTGCGTTCCTGGCCAGCTTCCCCGACGAGCAGCGATCCGACGTTGGAGAGAAGGCAGGAGTCCAACTTTATGGTGGTCGTCTGGCTGCTAACCAGTCTGCGGGCCTTGTCACAAACATTCCCGGTATCTACGCTGTTGGCGATGCTAACTCGGATAACGTCACGAACGTGCCACATGCCCTCTTCAGTGGCAAGCGGACAGCCGTGTTCCTGCACG TCAAACTTGAGAGGGAGGACCAAGCCGAGGAGCTTGCTGGAGAGCCTGCCAAGCGTGACACTCACCTGCAGGCACGCGATGTCTGGGAGACCATGAACGGCAAGCGAGGAGATATGCTGTATGCTGGAGAGTTTGATCAGTAA
- a CDS encoding FAD-binding PCMH-type domain-containing protein, with translation MRPLRLSLAARRPQLVSMRGRCSLGTRWSSTSQSNSQHRPLGYAVAGAIVGGLLTASVVSYGFFQSSAAEPAPKWKDKDFKQTVAPAVDEIRSILGNDAVSVDSHDLDEHGYSEWSTSNTDVRPVAIVRPNSTEEVSSIAKICTKYKVPMVPYGAGSSVEGNFSSPYSGVCLDLSGMNNIVAFHPEDMDVVVQAGVNWTNLNDEIKHSGLFLPLDPSPTALVGGMIATNCSGTNAMRYGTMKDYVVNLTVVLADGSIIKTRHRPRKTSAGYNLTGLFTGSEGTLGIITEATLKLAIIPESFSVAIATFSTVKGAADAAFKMMRRGVPLAALELMDDVQMKVINKSGGAGGRMWEERPTLFLKFSGSQKAVEDNIRLAQDITKSNGCHAFESANTEDQMESLWSARKQALWANLAVRPEGTQIWSTDVAVPLSRMAELIEISKERASKLGLYNSVLGHVGDGNFHQVVMYNPDVEKQRKAVSDCVDSMMVSALEMEGTVSGEHGIGLGKKHCLQKELGPATIGVMRALKETLDPHWLLNPGKVFDK, from the exons ATGAGGCCTCTGAGATTGAGTTTAGCCGCGCGAAGGCCTCAATTGGTCTCAATGAGGGGAAGATGTTCCCTTGGGACACGCTGGTCTTCCACGTCGCAGAGTAACAGCCAACACCGGCCTCTGGGCTACGCAGTGGCTGGAGCTATTGTTGGAGGCCTATTAACTGCATCTGTTGTATCCTATGGCTTCTTCCAATCATCAGCTGCAGAACCAGCTCCAAAATGGAAGGATAAGGATTTCAAGCAAACCGTGGCTCCG GCGGTCGACGAGATTCGAAGTATTCTAGGCAACGACGCCGTCAGCGTTGACTCTCACGATCTCGACGAGCACGGCTACTCCGAGTGGTCCACCTCCAACACAGATGTCCGCCCAGTAGCCATCGTCCGACCCAATTCGACCGAAGAAGTCTCAAGTATCGCCAAAATCTGCACGAAATACAAGGTTCCGATGGTTCCGTACGGCGCGGGATCGAGTGTCGAAGGAAACTTTAGCTCTCCATATTCTGGCGTCTGCCTGGATCTTTCGGGCATGAACAACATTGTTGCTTTTCACCCTGAGGATATGGACGTTGTGGTACAAGCTGGAGTCAACTGGACAAACTTGAATGACGAGATTAAGCATTCGGGGCTGTTTCTACCGCTTGATCCTAGTCCGACTGCGTTGGTTGGAGGAATGATAGCGACAAACTGCAGCGGTACCAACGCGATGCGATACGGCACCATGAAGGACTACGTTGTCAACCTCACAGTGGTTCTAGCAGATGGATCTATCATCAAGACGCGACATCGTCCTCGAAAAACGTCAGCTGGGTACAACCTGACTGGTCTCTTTACAGGTTCCGAGGGAACTCTTGGTATTATTACCGAGGCGACGTTGAAGTTGGCTATCATTCCGGAGAGCTTTAGTGTTGCTATTGCTACATTTTCTACGGTCAAGGGGGCGGCCGATGCTGCTTtcaagatgatgaggaggggTGTGCCACTTGCTGCTCTTGAGTTGATGGATGATGTGCAGATGAAGGTTATTAACAAGagtggaggagctggaggtaGAATGTGGGAAGAGAGGCCTACATTGTTCCTCAA GTTTTCTGGGTCACAAAAGGCCGTGGAGGATAACATACGGTTGGCTCAAGATATCACCAAGTCCAATGGCTGCCACGCATTCGAATCAGCCAACACGGAGGATCAGATGGAGTCTCTCTGGTCTGCGAGAAAGCAAGCTCTCTGGGCAAACCTCGCTGTTCGACCTGAAGGAACTCAGATCTGGTCGACTGATGTTGCGGTGCCTCTGTCCCGAATGGCAGAGTTGATCG AAATCTCCAAGGAGAGAGCGAGCAAGCTGGGTTTGTACAACAGTGTCCTCGGGCACGTCGGAGATGGAAACTTTCACCAGGTGGTAATGTACAACCCAGATGTGGAGAAACAGCGAAAGGCAGTCTCGGATTGTGTCGATTCGATGATGGTGAGTGCCCTGGAGATGGAAGGCACAGTATCTGGTGAGCATGGAATCGGACTCGGGAAGAAG CATTGTCTGCAGAAGGAGCTTGGTCCGGCGACGATTGGGGTTATGAGAGCACTCAAGGAGACGTTGGATCCGCA TTGGCTTCTTAACCCAGGCAAGGTGTTTGACAAGTGA
- a CDS encoding MFS domain-containing protein — protein MPTHFSNDPPQVINQDDLHIANSRLEGSTDHSPSSGDERTVHNASGGGLEKMGTYDKYEITEDDCYEELGYSFPKWKKWYILTVIFWVQVSMNFNTSLYSNAIPGISEEFGVSAQGARCGAMIFLVLYAFGCELWAPWSEEFGRWPIMQASLFLVNIWQLPVALAPNFASIMVGRALGGLSSAGGSVTLGMIADMWEADNQQYAVAYVVFSSVGGSVLGPIVGGFTEQFLDWRWSIWIQLILGGFVQIVHFFTVPETRSTILMNRIAKKRRKETNANIWGPDELVPFRDRFSAKEILITWTRPFKMFLTEPIVLVLSLLSGFSDALIFMFIQSFALVYAQWDFSTIAVGLSFIPIGIGYLIAWLAFIPAIWKNVKERKEKPHDERAQYESRLWFLLYTAPCLPIGLIGFAWTIQGPPIHWVGSMIFAAIVGIANYSIYMATIDYMICAYGPYSASATGGNGWARDFLAGVLTVPATPFFQNIGKSSGKNLEYASTILFCISFVLVVAVYVIYWKGPALRKRSPFAQRLADERQEVQAEGRRGSIAYDNRRRSSAASADVERPVYPRQYSNSHRFFGESRVTPRHTPRGTPSASRANSVHNVRR, from the exons ATGCCAACCCATTTTTCAAATGACCCCCCGCAGGTCATCAATCAAGATGACCTGCACATTGCCAACTCACGTCTAGAAGGATCAACAGACCACAGCCCTTCCAGCGGTGATGAGCGCACCGTCCACAAcgccagcggcggcggcctcgaGAAGATGGGCACCTACGACAAGTACGAGATCACAGAGGATGACTGTTACGAAGAGCTGGGTTACTCATTCCCCAAGTGGAAGAAGTGGTACATCCTCACCGTCATCTTTTGGGTTCAGGTCTCGATGAACTTCAACACTTCGCTGTACTCTAATGCCATTCCTGGTATTTCGGAGGAGTTTGGCGTTAGCGCTCAAGGAGCCCGCTGTGGAGCCATGATCTTTCTCGTCCTTTATGCTTTTGGCTGTGAGCTCTGGGCTCCTTGGTCGGAAGAGTTTGGTCGCTGGCCAATCATGCAGGCATCACTGTTTCTCGTCAACATCTGGCAGCTGCCCGTTGCCCTTGCGCCCAACTTTGCTTCCATCATGGTTGGCCGGGCGCTTGGCGGCTTGTCGTCTGCTGGTGGTTCTGTGACGCTGGGTATGATTGCTGACATGTGGGAGGCGGATAATCAGCAGTACGCTGTCGCGTACGTGGTGTTTTCTTCTGTTGGTGGATCAGTGCTTGGTCCTATTGTTGGTGGTTTTACGGAACAGTTTCTCGACTGGAG GTGGTCCATCTGGATCCAGCTCATCCTGGGAGGCTTCGTCCAAATCGTCCACTTCTTCACCGTCCCCGAGACCCGAAGCACCATCCTCATGAACCGCATCGCCAAGAAGCGCAGAAAGGAGACCAACGCCAACATCTGGGGTCCCGACGAGCTTGTTCCCTTCCGAGACCGCTTCTCAGCCAAGGAGATTCTCATCACCTGGACCCGCCCCTTCAAGATGTTCCTCACCGAGCCCATCGTGCTGGTACTTTCTCTACTCTCCGGCTTCTCTGATGCCCTCATCTTTATGTTTATCCAGTCTTTTGCTCTGGTTTATGCGCAGTGGGACTTTTCGACCATTGCAGTTGGTCTCTCGTTTATCCCCATTGGCATTGGATACCTGATTGCTTGGCTTGCTTTCATCCCTGCCATCTGGAAGAATGTCAAGGAGCGAAAGGAGAAGCCGCATGATGAGAGGGCTCAGTACGAGTCTCGTCTGTGGTTCTTGCTTTACACTGCTCCCTGTCTGCCAATTGGCCTGATTGGATTCGCCTGGACTATCCAGGGGCCTCCTATTCATTGGGTTGGATCTATGATTTTTGCTGCGATTGTGGGAATTGCGAACTACTCCATCTACATGGCCACCATCGACTACATGATTTGCGCTT ACGGACCCTACTCTGCTTCCGCAACCGGTGGTAACGGCTGGGCTCGAGATTTCCTCGCTGGTGTCTTGACAGTCCCCGCCACGCCCTTCTTCCAAAACATTGGAAAGTCATCCGGCAAGAACCTCGAATACGCCTCGACAATCCTCTTTTGCATTTCGTTTGTTCTTGTAGTTGCCGTGTACGTCATCTACTGGAAGGGTCCAGCCCTGCGAAAGAGATCGCCGTTTGCTCAGCGGTTGGCGGATGAGCGACAGGAAGTGCAGGCTGAGGGTCGTCGTGGAAGCATCGCCTATGACAATCGACGGAGGA GCTCGGCTGCGTCTGCGGATGTTGAGCGTCCCGTATACCCCCGTCAGTATAGTAACTCGCATCGCTTCTTTGGTGAGAGTCGTGTTACTCCTCGCCACACGCCCCGTGGTACCCCTTCGGCCAGCCGGGCCAACAGTGTCCACAATGTCAGGAGGTAA
- a CDS encoding Zn(2)-C6 fungal-type domain-containing protein: protein MAEQDPSGTSQIGFLPVNQTNSPPASKHRRAYLSCERCRKRKSRCEPLQGEARCKRCVADNQVCEFRATRSTKRKASPTERDVRRLREDEPGPQGSDTVEFQPFETGNTPQTRHAMDTNTLESPATTALDARSRLVSTHIHNTADALDLLTFAATGSQGYNPSDTPAHESQISPAMPSSVYGPSAEARRIASAWSGFVLIRKGVISQQEVIEYLDFFFERLWPLKPVVPSYYRNRTSYVQLAVEEPLLLTCLVTIASRYVPLSGSHGEIRSERIHWQVWKFLQRFLQSVMWGSTITRSLGAISSMILLIDWHVKAINNPMDFTEGDGEAINFVDDSMTGFREHPGDSLTGQRRYGMTSLMEKLNIVSPAYRSNKMSWILLSNAIALAHEGCCFENESHTPSTSSSESEAIRQEWSRLVCVFIYLADESLATRLGLEPLLPEKSRQVVKDRFSTTFADSLSDSTLWEGYLELAVEARKGREFLHSLKKTGTTLSSLNLVPTLEHLRRSLSRWKRQYHHHYDSNTFLSACLDMEFHYITMYCFAPAAQALPSSSRTVANALSEFSDQAAQASYSLLAVIVDVLEPGKLITYLPVRCWLFIVAASLHLLKATIAKEQHIPLSHPNIHLLRSVIDGIRQGSPDDSHMAMRFSKFLGIILQASLPPPRSAVPERAQQGPEINGVTSQGEGNIEGPFASMFEDVGIWDIPLNIDVVSDPFTWWDSFSGRNGFARFP, encoded by the exons ATGGCGGAGCAAGATCCCAGCGGGACCTCACAGATCGGATTCCTTCCTGTCAACCAGACGAATTCACCCCCTGCGTCTAAACATAGACGAGCGTACTTGTCTTGCGAGCGCTGTAGGAAGCGCAAGTCGCGTTGTGAGCCTCTACAGGGAGAGGCGCGATGCAAGAGATGTGTCGCGGATAATCAGGTTTGTGAGTTTCGTGCGACGAGGAGCACTAAGAGAAAGGCATCTCCAACCGAGAGAGATGTGCGTCGCCTACGAGAGGATGAACCTGGACCTCAGGGCTCCGACACGGTGGAATTTCAACCTTTCGAAACGGGAAATACACCACAGACACGGCATGCGATGGATACGAATACGCTCGAGAGCCCGGCTACGACTGCTCTAGATGCAAGATCAAGACTTGTCTCCACGCACATCCACAACACTGCGGACGCGTTGGATCTTTTGACCTTTGCTGCAACGGGGAGCCAGGGCTATAACCCATCAGATACACCGGCACATGAGAGTCAGATCTCACCGGCTATGCCTTCGAGCGTTTACGGTCCGTCAGCCGAAGCGAGAAGAATAGCAAGCGCATGGTCTGGCTTTGTCCTGATTCGAAAGGGTGTCATCTCACAACAAGAAGTTATCGAGTATTTGGACTTTTTCTTTGAGAGACTCTGGCCACTAAAACCTGTTGTTCCTTCTTACTATCGCAACAGAACATCATACGTGCAGCTGGCCGTGGAGGAACCTCTGTTACTCACGTGTCTTGTCACGATTGCGTCGCGATACGTTCCCCTGTCTGGCTCGCACGGCGAGATCAGATCCGAGAGGATACACTGGCAGGTTTGGAAGTTTCTCCAGCGGTTCTTGCAGTCTGTCATGTGGGGATCGACGATTACACGGTCTCTCGGGGCTATTTCGTCCATGATCCTGCTTATTGACTGGCATGTCAAGGCTATCAACAATCCTATGGACTTTACTGAGGGTGATGGGGAAGCTATCAACTTTGTGGATGATTCCATGACGGGGTTTAGGGAACATCCTGGTGATTCACTGACGGGCCAGCGTCGCTATGGTATGACTTCTTTGATGGAGAAGTTGAATATTGTGTCTCCAGCGTACCGCAGCAACAAGATGTCGTG GATCCTATTGTCAAATGCAATCGCACTAGCACACGAAGGCTGCTGCTTCGAAAACGAGTCCCACACGCCATCAACGTCCTCTTCAGAGTCAGAAGCCATTCGACAAGAATGGAGCCGCCTCGTCTGCGTCTTCATCTACCTCGCGGACGAAAGCCTAGCCACTCGCCTTGGTCTCGAGCCCTTGCTCCCGGAGAAGTCGAGACAAGTCGTCAAAGATCGGTTCTCTACGACATTTGCAGATTCTTTATCTGATAGTACTCTGTGGGAGGGTTATCTTGAGCTTGCTGTTGAGGCTCGCAAGGGGAGAGAGTTTCTACACTCGCTTAAGAAAACGGGGACGACGTTGTCAAGCTTGAACTTGGTTCCTACTCTTGAGCATTTGAGAAGATCTTTGAGTCGCTGGAAGAGGCAGTATCACCACCACTACG ATTCCAATACCTTTCTGAGTGCATGCTTAGACATGGAGTTTCACTACATCACCATGTACTGCTTCGCTCCAGCTGCACAGGCTTTGCCATCATCTTCGAGAACGGTGGCTAATGCGCTGTCCGAGTTTTCTGATCAAGCGGCACAGGCGAGCTACTCCCTTTTAGCTGTCATTGTTGATGTGCTTGAGCCGGGAAAACTGATTACTTACTTGCCTGTCCGGTGTTGGCTTTTTATCGTAGCTGCGAGTCTACATCTGCTAAAG GCGACTATTGCCAAAGAGCAGCATATTCCACTCTCACATCCAAACATCCATCTCCTTCGATCCGTCATCGACGGCATCCGCCAAGGCTCCCCAGACGATTCACACATGGCCATGCGTTTCTCCAAATTTCTCGGAATTATACTCCAGGCCTCACTGCCCCCTCCTCGAAGCGCTGTACCTGAGAGAGCCCAGCAAGGTCCTGAAATAAACGGAGTAACTTCCCAGGGTGAAGGTAACATTGAAGGACCGTTTGCTTCCATGTTTGAGGATGTCGGCATCTGGGATATTCCGCTCAACATCGATGTAGTTTCTGACCCTTTTACGTGGTGGGACTCTTTTTCGGGGAGGAATGGGTTTGCTAGGTTTCCATAA
- a CDS encoding GFO-IDH-MocA domain-containing protein encodes MAPIRTALVGLSASAKTSWAAVAHLPYLLSPRGKSKYQIVALCNSSVEAARNAIQHFELPAETKAYGDPESLAADDEIDLVVVITRVDVHHSTALPSVKAGKAVYAEWPLAQDDEHARELATLAKESGSRTIVGLQGRVAPPIVKIHELLRQGRIGKVLSSELRASGGTHDREVLPSILDYFTRRAVGGNIYTVGLGHLFDQVQYILGDIGNFKSRLHLQRPNVKVLDLATNKIINTVKSEVPDLIFATGTLKESEISQEGASVLIRFRRGQPFPGEAPLVFTINGEKGEIRLKAEGGTFLNANSYDPPVTIEVDDFETGKVEEIAWQWQEWQEELPLISRNVATVYERFAEGNRKGLVSFDDALFRHEQLNGLLREWDSDGSK; translated from the exons ATGGCCCCCATTCGCACtgccctcgtcggcctctCCGCCTCTGCCAAAACCTCCTGGGCCGCTGTCGCCCATCTGCCATACCTCCTCTCCCCGCGTGGCAAGTCCAAGTATCAGATCGTGGCTCTTTGCAATAGCAGTGTAGAAGCTGCTCGCAATGCTATTCAGCACTTTGAACTACCTGCAGAGACAAAGGCATATGGCGACCCCGAGTCTCTTGCTGCCGATGATGAGATTGATCTAGTGGTTGTCATTACACGCGTCGACGTTCATCATTCAACTGCCTTACCTAGTGTCAAAGCTGGAAAGGCTGTCTACGCGGAGTGGCCTCTAGCGCAAGATGACGAGCATGCTAGAGAACTTGCTACTCTCGCCAAAGAAAGCGGTAGTCGTACTATCGTCGGCCTTCAAGGTCGTGTTGCGCCGCCTATTGTCAAGATCCACGAGCTTCTACGGCAAGGCCGCATTGGAAAGGTTCTTAGCAGTGAACTTCGTGCATCTGGAGGCACCCATGACCGTGAGGTATTGCCATCTATATTGGATTACTTTACTCGGCGGGCTGTGGGCGGCAACATTTATACCGTCGGACTTGGTCACC TCTTTGACCAAGTCCAATACATCTTGGGCGACATTGGCAACTTCAAGAgccgcctccacctccaacgTCCCAAcgtcaaagtccttgacCTAGCAACAAACAAAATCATCAACACAGTCAAGTCAGAAGTCCCAGACCTAATCTTTGCGACCGGCACTCTCAAAGAATCAGAGATCTCCCAAGAGGGCGCAAGTGTCCTCATCCGCTTCCGTCGAGGCCAGCCCTTCCCAGGAGAGGCCCCCCTCGTCTTTACCATCAACGGTGAAAAGGGAGAGATTAGActcaaggccgagggtgGAACGTTCTTGAATGCCAATAGCTACGATCCACCAGTAACTATTGAAGTTGATGACTTTGAGACCggcaaggttgaggagattGCTTGGCAGTGGCAGGAATGGCAGGAAGAGCTCCCCCTTATTAGCCGTAACGTTGCTACTGTCTACGAGAGGTTTGCAGAGGGTAATAGGAAGGGACTGGTCTCTTTTGACGACGCTCTTTTCCGCCATGAGCAGTTGAATGGGCTATTGAGAGAATGGGACTCGGACGGCTCAAAGTAG
- a CDS encoding Fungal-trans domain-containing protein has product MPPKRACDLCYSKKISCDRSDRDVACDWCRHHQLICTFNRARARKRRPKPRIENSVFAVERSLSSQLQPIDFVLDRVMMDHVNSSTSSSPSVQGPRPGHYGIFAQNFFKPDDLLESSMPLTGSHLLQLNDLDCLDRETAWQILQAYSESSVRYVLPLIDPVLFQDTLELAYSSEEATQASQRAQAQGCVLALISVLSFLDHHALSLSHDHGMKCASQALALLEFTNEEASLLNLQTASLLRLQCAFTGQIAGAIKRHQTACRLVKELGSHTMRLDRAGVANMTCNQRENRELRTLFWYSYITDKQVIMRTGMEPLLPDDICDLTLPDDCIASKGYAIPELKDGSMPLLPYGVLPPCLVGNIQLSILKSKVWQLLYSTEARQRSEAELLWAVRELDGELEAWRMSVPTKLRPTFLIADKRHISPPEIDLPSWVRHHATTLHLEYHHLFITIHQANARYQFSKGSDSFEHAWSSSVQSSIALALEASRSTLLYLETVLDRLAKEMFWMCIHYPIVALRTLFVNIVANPSGPDAKSDLQLLCSTASLIERMPMSNRLVHGKVYIQKIEEEISGLVEYVRSLNG; this is encoded by the exons ATGCCTCCCAAACGGGCTTGTGACTTGTGTTACTCCAAGAAG ATCTCCTGCGATCGCTCAGATCGAGATGTTGCTTGCGACTGGTGTAGGCATCATCAGCTCATCTGCACATTCAATAGGGCGAGGGCTAGAAAGAGACGCCCAAAACCTAG GATAGAGAACAGCGTCTTTGCGGTAGAGCGCAGTCTGTCGAGCCAGCTGCAACCTATCGACTTTGTTCTGGACCGAGTCATGATGGACCATGTCAACTCTAGTACTTCTTCCTCACCTTCGGTACAGGGACCACGACCGGGTCACTATGGTATCTTTGCCCAGAATTTTTTCAAACCCGATGATCTCTTAGAATCGTCAATGCCTTTGACTGGAAGCCATCTTTTGCAGCTCAACGACCTGGATTGCCTGGATAGAGAGACAGCCTGGCAGATTCTACAGGCATACTCTGAGTCTTCTGTACGATATGTCCTCCCCCTCATCGACCCAGTTCTCTTCCAGGATACCCTTGAGCTTGCATACTCCTCCGAAGAAGCCACCCAAGCGTCTCAACGAGCTCAGGCCCAGGGATGCGTCTTGGCCCTCATTTCTGTTCTGAGCTTTCTCGACCATCACGCCCTGTCTCTCTCGCACGACCACGGAATGAAATGTGCGTCTCAGGCATTGGCGCTGTTGGAGTTCACGAATGAAGAGGCTAGCCTCTTGAATCTTCAGACTGCCTCTTTGCTG CGGCTTCAATGTGCCTTTACCGGTCAGATCGCAGGTGCTATCAAGAGACATCAAACTGCCTGTCGTCTCGTCAAGGAGCTTGGAAGCCATACCATGAGGCTTGATAGAGCAGGAGTTGCGAACATGACTTGCAACCAGCGCGAGAATCGAGAGCTGCGCACATTGTTCTGGTACAGCTACATTACCGACAAGCAGGTCATCATGCGAACCGGCATGGAACCTCTTCTACCCGATGACATCTGCGACCTAACACTCCCAGATGACTGCATCGCCTCCAAGGGATATGCCATCCCGGAACTCAAGGACGGAAGCATGCCTCTGCTGCCATACGGAGTCTTGCCGCCTTGTCTTGTGGGAAATATCCAGCTCAGCATCCTCAAATCCAAGGTCTGGCAACTCCTGTACTCGACCGAGGCACGGCAGAGGTCCGAGGCGGAGCTCTTGTGGGCGGTACGGGAGCTCGACGGTGAGCTGGAAGCCTGGAGGATGTCTGTCCCTACCAAGCTGAGACCGACGTTCTTGATCGCTGACAAGAGGCACATCTCGCCTCCTGAGATTGACCTACCGTCTTGGGTGCGGCATCATGCGACTACTCTGCATTTAGAGTACCACcacctttttattactatacaTCAAGCTAACGCGAGATATCAATTCTCCAAGGGCTCGGATAGTTTTGAGCATGCGTGGAGTAGTAGCGTTCAGTCTAGTATCGCGTTGGCGCTGGAGGCTAGTCGCTCGACTCTGCTGTATCTGGAGACGGTGCTAGACCGTCTTGCAAAGGAAATGTTCTG GATGTGCATTCACTACCCCATCGTCGCCCTCCGGACCTTATTCGTAAACATCGTGGCCAACCCGTCAGGGCCGGATGCAAAGTCTGACCTGCAGCTCCTCTGCTCCACGGCCAGCTTGATCGAGCGGATGCCCATGTCTAACAGGCTTGTTCACGGGAAGGTGTACATCCAAAAGATAGAGGAAGAGATTTCTGGGCTGGTTGAGTATGTAAGGAGTCTAAACGGTTAA